ATGACAGGAGAGAAGAAGATCGCTCACAGTCACACAAAAGAAGCATCAAGAGTCGCTCACAGTAACAATGTGGATGTGTGATTTACAAAACTCTCTGTGGAGATTATGCTTCACCAAGTGGAAAAAGACTTCCACAAGACTGAGGATCTGAAAATAATGCGTGTCTGATGCCGACTGCGGACTGATTTGTGGAAAAGCTGGAACCAGAAGACATTAAACACAAATAATGATGAAGctttaaaatgctgaaaaaaaaattagcctgattttaatgttttcagggCATCATTAATGATTCTGTGCATATATTAGAAACACACCAGTATTAGTCTTATGCTTCAGTGAGACCTTATTTTGCTGATGTTTGATGGCTCGATGCTGCCTTGAAGCAAAAATCTTCCCTTAGCAGTGAAAGATTATAATGGTAATGTGATATTGATTGTTAACCATTTATTACAAAGAGGACGGGTTCAAATCAAaaaccattcagacacaaaatGCAGCCACAATCTTCGCTGCAAGGACTCAGGCCTGAGCTTCTTCCGAATATCGCTATTATTTTTCAGTGCTGTCGATTTAGTATTATCCATAGCGTGTCCATTATTGTTATAAATGAGTCTCtttttaaacctgttttcttTGAGGATGAAGGCAATTACATGACTCTTGaatggaggaaaagagagagaaggaactGTCAATAACTCGTATATTCCTCTGCAGGTTGTCCCTCTGACATCCCTGTAAAGTAGTGACAAAAAATGTGgcaaataatgacaaaaatacATCATCAGTCCACATTGCTCTGCAAAAACAGGATGTAAAATATTGCccttttggttaaaaaaaaaccttaattgtcaaatatattatatatttatatctctcatcttaattttttttttttttcaaaacatggcTCTACCAAGTCGTTCTGCAACAAGGGGACTTCTGGTACAGTAAAGGAACACTTACGGCTGTTGTTCTTTGGATTTAATAAAAGAAttctatgcaaattagatgaatCCAACACAAGCGCAAGAACATTAACTCAATCAGTACtacttgaaaagagaaaagaagaaattccTGGTGTGTGCGCAGCAGTACAGTGATTACAGTCGATTTACTGCGTCTGGACGGAGCGGTGGGTTTTATGTGGCCACTGTGCCGAGGATCTGGGTCCTGAGGGACTTTCACCTAGCAGCCACAGTGAAGACAGTAACGCTGTGGACAATTAGCTTTCCCTTTTTCCATTAAATGTCTTTTGACAATCAACTTTACAGTTAGAAGCTTCCCTAAACTCTTGGCTTGATGAGGCCACGAACCCCCATCCTCTTTCGTTACGGTCCGCAGATTAATTTCCCAAATTTAATCCAACCGTTTCAACCACATTGGAACTTCATTTCATCTTGACATTTTTTGGAACATTTCTAAAATTAATATCCATAATTCCAGAACATCCTTGTGCTGCAGTTTCTTGGTCACAGTACTGGACTAACGCAACTTCAGACGGTCCCACATCTAATTCATGCTTGCTCCTGTGTATTATTACATTATCCTGCATCCTCCTGGGCAACCTTTTCTTTCCAACTTAGTCTTTAAAGAATGTCTAGCaacatggagagaaaaaaagcccaGACATCCAGGAAATAGGAATTTTCATAAAACTTACATGTATAAAACTATGTGCTCAAAGGATGTTCTCTGATAAACAGTGAAGTTCAAAAATTTAAACAGGAGGTATGTATAAAGCAGAGATTTTTTGTTACAGGAATAGACTCAAAATtgtaaatatgaatttaaattGACAAACTCAGTCACAACTTTCTGTATGATTTTAAAAGCGATGAAACACATTACATGTGAATGACAAACCTAAAAAGACATCATCAAACCACAAGTAGGCAAAAATCATACTTAACTACAATAATGTGAGGAAGTGTAACTGGTTTGCTTCACCGCTGGATATATTAGAGATGAGTTTTAAAGAGCTTTTGATCCCAAACATGATGAAGTGATAAAAGAACAATTGTCTAGTATTGCAGGTGTTTCCTACCAGAGCTGCAAGAGCTCAAACAGATCAGAATCTATCATCAATCTCAGTAGTGGTGGGAGTCGCTGTGCACAGAAGTGCACACGCTGGCTGTTTCACTCTTGCTTCCATCATGGAGATAAGACAAACATTGcctgtctgcctctgcagtttaaaacattaacattctgGACCAGTAAGCTGCCAGTCCAACCCCCCCAACCATTCACTAATCAATTGATTTATTCACTCTGCCTTTTCTCCCTTCACTGGTCCATATGAACATCCAACCAACCCTTTGGTATTATAATTTGTGCACACTGGCTGCTGAGCTCCCACTTGGAGCTCTCTTGTATCCACCAGACCACAGGTAACGTTTGCTGAAATActcacatttgttttcctcactgttgatctcttctgctgtgtttgtcagGAACCTCTCACTGGAAGCACATTATGAGTCCCCTATGTTTCTCCCATTATCAACTGTAGCATCTTTCCCCCTGCTAATCTTCTGCAAACACACCGGGAAAGTGCTAACCATGATCTCATTTGCTAATTGTGTGCACCAGCAGGTGTAAGCTGTCTGCCATGTCACACCAAAGGGTTGAGTGTGGCTCTATGAGTAGGTACGCTCGCATTTCTGTGTCGCATCTGTCATATGAGCGGCGTTTCAAGCTGTCTCCGCTCCCCAGTGGTATTAAAGAGAAAATCCAAACAGCGCTGGAAGGAAAATTAAATAAGGAAGCAATATTGAGATATTGAGATGTAATACAACGTATACGAGGAGCAGATTGCAGATGTGTGTGCTTTAAGGTGACTGAGACTgattcagttgtgttttcatgtcctAAATCCTGTTGTCCTGCCTGATTACTGAACAAATACCCCTTAAGACGTACAACAGGAATCACAGAGTCTTGGCGACTGCTTTACCAATCCGTGCAAACAGTGTCCTGTGAGATTTGCAGTGTATCAGTGAGACGAATTAAGTAAGTGAGTGGAACCAGAGAGCATGTGAAGAGATGTGAAAGCTTGAAATCTGATTTAAACCAGGTAAGGACTGGAACTGCTGGATGGTTTAAGAATGCAAAAACATGTCTCACAATATTAAACTGTACTACCACTATTTGTAAATACTGTGGGTGCAATTACAGATATCTTTGTGGCATACTTTGTGATTGATGTAAAAGTTGCCTCAACTGGGTCCAAAATTACCGTCATACTCATAGTTCTGCACTCACCACCTAAACATTTATACACATGCACAAATTAATTTTGGATGGTTGTCCAGCTCTCTGTTAGTCTTCAATGTGAATGATTGTTACAACAGTTTAAataaaatggggggggggggggggttgtccaGTATTCCCCTAGGCATCTGCTGTACCAAGAGCCGGATCTGGAGAGGGCAGTGATCCCATCTCTGTGTTCCAATTTACTCCAGAAAGATGGAAGACCTTTTGACCCCCCTGGTCCTCTGTGACTAGAAGACTtgcaagaaaacacaacagtttttGCCTCTATTCGAAGACATATTTATTCAACGAGTATGATCTGCCACAAGCTAACAAAGTTGTaagatgttacatttttttctttatttaaatagtATTGCCTGCAGCCATGTTCAGGCTTTCAAGTTATAAAATCATCCTGCTGGGTGTTGCTTACTAATAGTAATGAGCGCTTTgtttcacactttttaaaacagaCTGTACTGTTAAAGCAATTCAAACCACTTCAGgtataaaaacaaactaatgTGCCAAACCGTAAGGGCTACAAGTACACAGATGGATGTTACAAAGACCACAGATTTCATCTACCACATGCCTCTGAATGCATATGGATGCCGAAAACCATCAACAATCGTACcttttacagtgaaatataatATCATGTATTGATGACTTTGGCATTCAACTAAAGATTACTACTTGTTTTGACACAAAATTGTTTTACTGATGCCTTTGAAACCAGACACAGGGTTGACCACAGGCATATTCACTGTGCCCACTTTAGATCTGTGTTGACATTGCTGTTTTAACAGTCCCCGTGGATAAATTTATAAAccattttttaatattcaatGCTTCACTcaatagggttagggttagggttagtcaGTGATTGATAGCATGCTGTGTTTGCGTAAATTGTGTAAATGCACCCCAAAACCTCAAGTCTTAGTCCACCTAAAGTGAGAGTCCTTAGTGtgcccaaaacacaaaaaaataagtaGAAACATTAGGCTATAACACAGTTAGTCTAAAAATACTATTACAACATGGTTAGATGATCTGGGGCCCAGAAGCAGACTTTGGATCAGAagtttgcaggttcaaatcccactgctCTCCAGTGTGGCTCTCAGCAAGGCCACGCTCTAATCAGTTAGTGTTGTTCTGGTTAACTATGTAGAGGACTTGATGAAATGCACTGCAGTTTTCCTCCAGGGGATTAATCTTTCTATAATTATTACATATGTAACAGTAAACTGCCAAAATTATGGGGCAAACTGAACACAACCATCCAGCACATCAAAATGTTTACACGAGCAGAATACGGCTGAGGCAGTACAGACATCTCAGCACTACCCCAAATTATCTATGGTAATCTTTTTGACATGCAGTGCATTTTATACATAAAAGTAActatttatttgtaaatgtgCATGCTCTAAGCTTATTTCTATTCCATGTTAGGCACATCTGTGACTCAGTTCACTGCCAGCTATGATCATATGGTCATGGCTACTGTGTGACCCTAATGAGCTCTATCACAGAACCATCCACATGTATGTATCTACACCGGCTGCGACTAAGCAAGGGCTCAGACTCCCATCCCTCCCAGGACACAACCCTCCAGCCCCGAGGGGACCAGACCATCAACAATCACGTCATACAAGGGGGAACATAAAGGGATCACATGTCCAGAGCAGATAACACTGATTCTCCCTCCATTTCTCAGAGGATGTGTTGAATCACACCATAAACGGTATATATGTGAACTGAATACTGATCAGAACATACCAGAGAGAACAGGCCAGCACAGTCACATCAGCCTGAACATCTTCTAGGATGTTTGTCttcgttgtgttttctgctggaaGATAAACGGCCTGGTTTGAATCACACAGTGCAGCAGAAAGATAATGCATAATGAACTTTTTTTGCAATAACATTCTAGTTCAGACACAATGAATCACCTCTAAGCATTTAAGTGATCATTTCTAGCCTGCAGTTTTACCAACACACTTGCTTGAGAAAAGATGCAATGACTAATATCGTTTGTTTCTAAAGGAAATTGTTATTATTGCTTGATCATGACCTACATGAGGTGCAGATTTCTTCCAAGATTTCTCATGAATTTTATGTTTGTGCCAGTGTCTCTTAGATCGTCACGCATTTATTGTTATACTTCATGTGATTATGTCATTGAATTAAAACTCTTCAACTGTAAATCTTGTTTTCTTACAGATTCCAGTTCTGTTTGAGGAAGGAACTGGATAATTCTCACGAGTACAggattcattcattctcattcattcattcatcattcattcattcattcattcacatgatATCTGTATGAAAAgggatgaaaatatttttttttagaaattgaGTTACGCTGTCTTGATGTTTGTCCCAGGTCATAACAGACGGGGTCACATACGTGCTTTTAGCGACACCCAGTGGTGAACATGGAGGACAACAGCAACCGTCACATTCGCGCAATCTAATATGTCCTATTCGGTCTCCGTACCATGGTTGGAGTTATGTCTGCCTCCTGTTCAGTAAGTCACCCTTCAAAATTCCACGTTTTACTGGTCTTTTTCAGCCAAGTGTAGGATTTTACCTCCGGTTAAAGAAGTGTGTAAATTATTACACAGTCGTATTGTTACTGACTCGTTATGGCGTTGTGTGTAGGTTTATTGGACTTCGGCAGGGGCAGAAATTATGAATTTAAtgctatctatctatctatctatctatctatctatctatctatctatctatctatcaataACACCTGTGATTGCGTGtgtttaacacattttaaaaacaggcaAGATTTAGTTTAATCCATTCCTATCAGATAAtatgtggaaaaacagaaattctCCATGTCCTCCTTCTCATCTCTCCGCAGTCCCTGGTCAGATGTTGCCATCGATCGGTTATTCTCTTCTCTGTGAGGAGACAgtggagctcctccagctcggcctcCCCCcatccctctgctcctcctcctcctcctcctcctcctcctcctcctcctctctacaggcggttcctcctcttcctggcCCAGCGTTTCCATGATGTGGAGATGCTGTTGTACCTGAAATCTCAGCTGTCCAGGGACCAGCTCCGGAAGAAGAATGCGTAAGATGACAGTAATCTGTAGTTCTCAGGAGACAGGTTGTGTTACACCTCTCCCAAACCAATATGGTTTCAATGGACCTGCTATAGTCAATCTTGATCTAAAGAAATAATTATCAGTGTTGCCCAAAGCAGTTAGTTCCATACTACCTGTTTATCATGACTGAAACTGACAATAATCTCTCGGCTCATTTTAGATTGCAGGGATTAAATGTTTCATATGTTGGCCACACCAGGGCGGCTTATAGcctgaaatatatttttttaattaatgcttTATATTGTATTGTTGTTGTATTGGTCCAAGTATCCCAATGATCTGGTTGTTAAGTGTAAATGTTTGCATAAAcatctgaaagagaaaatgtaattacttGTTATCCTGATAAGTTTACAGTTCTTAAgggattctaaaaaaaaatagcagtcACAGAACAGTTTCAGAAGATtttaacacacttttttttcccaataagaCCAATAAGTTTTCTTTACCCTCATACAGCTACTATGGCTACACAGAGAGGTATTATGGGAAAAACATCGCCTCTGCATATTTCATCTTACGTCTGAAGGGAGGATTCAGGTAAGGCTCTTGTGatcggtatttttttttcttactgtttGTGGTTTTAGATTTTAGATGAACGGATAATTGTGTCTTGAGATCAAGTGTTAAAATAGATGACAAGAGAAGTGATTTGGTTCTCATTCAACCCGTGGTTCATGCCCAGGTTTGTTGGCCAGTCAGAGTGGTACCGTGCAGACTGGAGAGGCAGATTCAGTTGGGACTTCTTGCAATATAAAGATACACAAATGGAAGAAGTAGACATGAGCCACACTGTCATCACCTACAGTGGACTGCAAAACCTGAGTATGGAGCTCAagctcacacttttttttttcttttaaagtttcttttatTCTGATATTAGCACATATTCTTTCTTGTCAGATGTATGCAATTTAGTTCagaataatataataattataTAATAATATTCAACATATTAAGCTgtgttttttaactgatttaTCTTCCTCCTCAGAGGTCCAAAAATCTTTGCGGACACTGAAATTACAGGGCTGCCCTGAAGTGGACGACTGGTTCCTGGCTGGACTTCACATCTTTCAGGActgtctggaggagctggacattTCTCACTGTCCATGCATCACCACAGGGGGCCTTGCGGCACTCAGGAATCTCAAGTGAGTAATTAACACCCCAATTCCCAACATATTCACATATCCCCCCTTGTTACTGCTGTTGTGGTGACTTCTTTCTAACGTGCTGAAGGGGACTGAAGCGCCTGGACATTTCGTCGCTTCCCAAAATTTCGAGCCCCGGTTTGGTGGTTatcctgctggaggagatgcTGCCAAATTGCCTGATCACAGAATGGATACAAATTCAGTCCTGTCGAGAtcggaggggtggaggaggaggtggagaagggtGTGGAGAAAGCCATTCTGAGACGTAGATGACAGATGGACCAGAACATTAATCAGCGCAGAGGGAGATGGAGTCATGCATATACCACTGAACGAACTGAACTCTGTATGCAAAGATTTATGAGATGAACAGAAGATTTGATTAGCTTTATATCAACACATAATGAATTAGTTGACCACTGTAAACATCTAAACATCTGGTTTAACATAAACctcaattaaaacaaacataCTTCCTCATgtttgaaatataatttttatattttcctgtGAGATCCAGTGACTGCTCAAATATTTTGTTTCTCCTGAATAAATTTGTAGAAAAAAGTGTACACATTTTTGTAAATCTGAGTGCAACAAAGCAACGTGTCAGCCATTTTTGGTGTGTGATGTAAATATTACTGTAAATTTACCCAATAAACTGCTGCAAAGTGTCATGATTACTGAATTCTTTCTTTGTGAGTTTACATGACATGTTTGAAAGGGTGGCTGTATTTATTTCTAATCTTCACTTTGGAAGCTTATGTGAGCAAACTAAAGCTTATAATCCAGTGTGAGCCTCATACTGGAGCAGCATCAACCCCCTGATGAAGAAGACTCCAGTCTGCTGGATAGATTCCAGCTTTTACATGTAAGAACCCCATCAATACTGACTCGGTTAGCAAGTTTAACATATGTAGCTTTTAATCTGTACGTGGCAATCATAACTTCCATGCATTTTACCTGTATCGTAATAAATTAGATGTAAGATGTGGTTAATGTCGGAGGTTTTGGGAAGTACTCACAGGTAGGAACCATTCACGTCCCGGAACACGGACTGTATTTTTGCACGGACGACAACAATAGACAGTCGAGTAGCCGTGCAGTGAGGTCCTGCTAGAAAATCTCCACGTCTGGCCTTTTAAACTGCTTGTCACGCAAACCTTTTTGGTTTAGGAGTCTAAGTAGGCGGATAAATGTCTGAAGCATCAGGTAGGATGGCTGTCAGACTTTAGAAATGGTTAAAACGTTGTTGTTCCGTAGCTAGCTGTGTGCTAAGTGGCTAACTTGTTCAAACGGGGGTTTTGATGTTTGAGCAGAACTTGATTACATGTTTAATTCTATTTGTAGAACTtcctaaaaaagaagaagaagaggaagaggtcacTTCCGAACCAGAGGTGATAATATATCAGTTTTAGCTGCAGTTGTGGAGGCTAgatgaatttgaaaaaaaaattgaagcaaAAGCCTGATCTGCCTGTGTGTGACACTCTGGTTTAAAGGGATGGATAGTCTCAGTGGTGTCACTTTGCAGCTGATCATGTTTACCATTTTGAtgaatgtcagtgttttctctttcatagGATCAATCCGACGACAGCAGTGACGACGAGGCTGCGGGAGAAAACCAAAGTACGTTCACACAGAATTTACAGTCATGCTTATTTGTGACATAGAGTCACTGATCTTCAGCCTTTATCACCAACAGTGGCTAATGCCATTTAACAAATACGCTATCGAGACTTTCGAAACCAACCGTCAAACTAGTGTGTGACGGTTGATCGTCCATTATAATGGATAACTAATCTAATAAGCTTTTGGGCGATCTACCGATTGCTCTGCATAAATAACGGCTCGGTTATATTGAAGCAATAGGAAGGCACTACAGCAGGGCTGGAGatcattggtgtgtgtgtttatggccTTTTAATTAGTATATTTTAAAtccacattttaaattaaaattccTGCATCCACCTGCTAATGACACTCATTTATGACTGATGGTGACAGACTGATGACTGTTAGTGACACAATTAGTTTATTCTTTTACTGCTTTTCTCTTGAGATGATCAACATACTCTGTCCCTCAGAATGAGGACGGAGAGCGCTGCCATAAATCCTGCCATCTATATTCAAATATTCGATATGCTAAGTTTACATAAAGTGGCATTTGCAATATTTAGAGTCCAGACATCCCTGTTTTCATAACTTCTGCCAGCTCCTCTGTGGATTCCCACCCCACTTCTTATGAGACGCAACCAGAATACATCGGGTGTTCAAACCACCTCAGCTGCTCATCTCAGTGTGGAGGCCTCGTGACTCTGAGTCTCTCTCAGATGATTGGTCTCCTCATTCTGTCAAAAGTATTGAAGCTCGCTGCCATGTGGAGAAAACAAATTTCAGCTGCCACTGTAGTGGTCTCATGGGAATCTAGACCAACTGATAAACGGAGAGCTTTACTTCACAGCCCCACTccctttttttccagtgtggCAACTGCATGATGGTGGCCCTTTTCAAGGTCCCTCCTTCTGTCTCATAAATAAGACCATAGGATAATGTATCTCCACTTGGAGTAGAGAgataaatactttattaatcccaaagtAAATCCAAGTCGTcagcacacaaaaaacaaccacagaacATAAAGACAACCACAGGCAGGTTAGTAACCAGATTAGCATTAACACTAAAGGTTAGCACACAAAATACTtctacttttaaaatgtgtagAAATACTATCTGCATTAAGGTGCTGtgggcaggattcggcatctccgccatcttgcttaggttacctaagcaagatggcgatttgacccatctaagatggcgatttgaaacccagcacagccaatcctgtcctgtttctctgacattacgcccttatgcaagttaagcccctcccacaagaacgtgcaacgaatgcccctcgaccaatcatggttagagcctcagggctcttctgattggtcaaagatacctggagctgtcaagattgcttttcagctcagaacagagacagatggaaacgctgcccctcgcggtagtgcaattatgctacactcctaaaggattatcaatggatactctaacatttaatccaagaaaacacagaaaaattagcattgactagcaaaatcctgcctacagcacctttaaaagtcAATAACTGTATTTACACATCTCAAGGCACAGTGATTAGCGGTGATCCAAAGCGGCCTAAAGTAATTTCAAGAAGATGATCAGACCTGTATTTTTACACCCTGTCCTAATTTACTGGGACACAGATTTGTAGATCTGGGAGTGACCTGTGTTTGCCCTTTGTTGATGTATCCCATAATTGCATATCTTATTATCCACACCTTTATGGATGAGTTTGCTCATTTCTGATATATCCTTTGTAACTAATACACTAATGAAaccttatttatttcatttttttcattgtttctgtaaAGACAGTGAGTGCACTTCTGTTCTAAGCTGTGTAGATCCTCTGAAAAGTGTTCCCCACGAGATTATGTGTAATTCACTGTATAACATCTTGCTCCTTTTAGAAGCTGATTTAAGTACTGATCGGCATTTTAACcctgtgtttctgtcagtggACTTCCTGCGCAACCTCTTCTCCAGCACTCTGGGCCTCGGCTCAGCAGAGAAAGTTTTGGATGAGCTGACTCTGGAAGGAGTGGCGAGATACATAAAGAGCGGCAAATGTGAGTCCTCCTTCAGTCTGTTCACTCTGACTGAACATAGGGATTGATTTACTGCGCTAGAGCCTCTTACCGCAAATACAGTTAATATCGATTGAGTCATGTGTTTGTCTGCATCCACACAGGTAAAATATCATCTGCATGGTTGGAGCNNNNNNNNNNNNNNNNNNNNNNNNNNNNNNNNNNNNNNNNNNNNNNNNNNNNNNNNNNNNNNNNNNNNNNNNNNNNNNNNNNNNNNNNNNNNNNNNNNNNCCAAACGTT
The sequence above is a segment of the Salarias fasciatus chromosome 14, fSalaFa1.1, whole genome shotgun sequence genome. Coding sequences within it:
- the LOC115400867 gene encoding LOW QUALITY PROTEIN: distal membrane-arm assembly complex protein 2-like (The sequence of the model RefSeq protein was modified relative to this genomic sequence to represent the inferred CDS: inserted 2 bases in 1 codon), whose product is MVGVMSASCSSLVRCCHRSVILFSVRRQWSSSSSASPHPSAPPPPPPPPPPPPLYRRFLLFLAQRFHDVEMLLYLKSQLSRDQLRKKNAYYGYTERYYGKNIASAYFILRLKGGFRFVGQSEWYRADWRGRFSWDFLQYKDTQMEEVDMSHTVITYSGLQNLKVQKSLRTLKLQGCPEVDDWFLAGLHIFQDCLEELDISHCPCITTGGLAALRNLKGLKRLDISSLPKISSPGLVVILLEEMLPNCLITXNGYKFSPVEIGGVEEEVEKGVEKAILRRR